The Bradyrhizobium ottawaense genome window below encodes:
- a CDS encoding DUF1330 domain-containing protein, which produces MGHIDPTKEIFAQFRDNDRPGPIHMLNLVRLRKEAAYPDGRKASGAEAYAAYGRESGPVFERLGGRIIWQGKFELMLIGPQEERWDHCFIAEYPDVGAFVEMIRDPVYREAVKHRQAAVEDSRLIRHAVLRIGKNFGEIPE; this is translated from the coding sequence ATGGGCCATATCGATCCGACCAAGGAGATCTTCGCGCAATTCCGGGACAATGACCGCCCGGGTCCGATCCACATGCTCAACCTGGTGCGCCTGCGCAAGGAGGCGGCCTACCCGGACGGCCGCAAGGCGAGCGGCGCCGAAGCCTACGCGGCCTATGGCCGCGAGAGCGGCCCGGTGTTCGAACGCCTCGGCGGCCGCATCATCTGGCAGGGCAAGTTCGAGCTGATGCTGATCGGTCCGCAGGAGGAGCGCTGGGACCATTGCTTCATCGCCGAATATCCTGATGTCGGAGCCTTCGTCGAGATGATCCGCGATCCCGTCTACCGCGAGGCTGTGAAGCACCGCCAGGCCGCGGTCGAGGACTCGCGGCTGATCCGGCACGCCGTGCTGCGGATCGGGAAGAATTTTGGAGAGATACCGGAGTAG